Proteins encoded together in one Epinephelus lanceolatus isolate andai-2023 chromosome 4, ASM4190304v1, whole genome shotgun sequence window:
- the trim59 gene encoding tripartite motif-containing protein 59, protein MDNLEEDLTCSVCYSLFSDPRILPCSHTFCKTCLDNLLQVSTNYSIWRPLRLPLKCPNCRGVVELPPMGIDALPTNAPLKAIIEKYQSDSEPRPPSCQEHYRQPLNMYCIQDRQLICGLCLTIGQHQGHPVDDLQAAFIREKQTPSQLLARLSEQRWEQLCELVKQLEQKMAHCEGEVGQDRQEVNQFFQNLEAVLARKRQAYLEALDQADAEVSRAYKPLIDRVKLLQEEQLDLVCLGSSLEDEDLPLVFLERLHLFRERVEKVIKTPLPTMVNLSVSPRAAEHLQQHWPVTTIGNLEQAPVPNVRCCARCGGVEAGVEAEATRDQNMRCELQPSSVALLVLPLLLLLAVLWANPVGGASIGFSLLSQFSQLVHGLSSEVITSVWDMAGSAYTAMEATVEKWSSLLSW, encoded by the exons ATGGACAACCTAGAGGAGGACCTGACGTGCTCTGTGTGCTACTCTCTCTTCTCTGACCCGCGAATCCTGCCCTGCTCACACACCTTCTGTAAGACCTGCCTGGACAACTTGCTCCAGGTGTCCACCAACTACTCCATCTGGCGACCGCTCCGTCTGCCGCTGAAATGCCCCAACTGCCGTGGCGTGGTGGAGCTGCCCCCGATGGGCATAGACGCCCTGCCCACCAACGCACCTCTGAAGGCAATCATTGAGAAA TACCAGAGTGACAGTGAGCCACGACCCCCCTCCTGTCAGGAGCACTACAGGCAGCCTCTGAACATGTACTGCATCCAGGATCGACAGCTGATCTGTGGGCTGTGTCTGACTATCGGGCAGCACCAGGGCCATCCTGTAGACGACCTGCAGGCGGCATTCATCAGAGAAAAACAGACCCCATCGCAGCTGCTGGCCAGACTCTCTGAGCAAAGATGGGAACAG CTGTGTGAGCTGGTGAAGCAGCTGGAGCAGAAGATGGCCCACTGTGAGGGTGAGGTGGGGCAGGACCGACAGGAGGTCAACCAGTTTTTTCAGAATCTGGAGGCGGTGCTGGCCAGGAAGAGACAAGCCTACCTGGAGGCCCTGGATCAAGCTGATGCAGAGGTGTCCCGGGCCTACAAACCACTCATAGACAGAGTGAAGCTCCTACAG GAAGAGCAGTTGGACCTGGTGTGCCTGGGTTCATCATTAGAGGACGAGGACCTGCCTCTGGTCTTCCTGGAGCGGCTCCATTTGTTCAGAGAGAGGGTGGAGAAGGTGATTAAAACCCCTCTGCCCACTATGGTGAACCTCTCAGTCAGCCCACGGGCAGCAGAGCACCTTCAGCAGCACTGGCCTGTCACAACTATCGGAAACCTGGAGCAAGCACCCGTCCCTAACGTGCGCTGCTGTGCCAGATGCGGCGGCGTGGAGGCTGGCGTGGAGGCTGAAGCCACGAGGGATCAGAACATGCGGTGTGAGCTGCAGCCTTCTTCTGTGGCGCTGCTGGTGCTGcctctgcttctgctgctggcAGTGCTGTGGGCCAACCCGGTCGGTGGGGCGTCAATTGgtttctctctgctctctcagttCAGTCAGTTAGTGCACGGACTGAGCAGCGAAGTGATCACATCTGTCTGGGACATGGCAGGGTCAGCATACACAGCCATGGAGGCCACTGTAGAGAAATGGAGCTCACTCCTCAGTTGGTGA